The proteins below are encoded in one region of Roseovarius bejariae:
- a CDS encoding rhomboid family intramembrane serine protease: MLPIRDHNPSQQTPWVTYALIAVNVAIFLSYWGLFADQRALTMFFLDWGMVPALVTEQGTWGTMLSSMFLHGGLMHLGGNMLFLWIFGDNLEEEMGHLRYLLFYLACGVGAGLAHYYAAPYSEVPTVGASGAIAGVMGGYLLLYPRAQVDILIFIIFIIRVIAVPAWLMLALWFAMQLFGGFGADPMSGGVAYWAHAGGFVLGAILTLPVFLRRGGTQFWNRTHGQPPHPEARYAYQKTHIPRVRRHRK, from the coding sequence ATGCTGCCCATTCGCGATCATAACCCGTCTCAACAGACCCCATGGGTCACCTACGCCCTGATCGCGGTGAACGTGGCGATCTTCCTCAGCTACTGGGGCCTCTTCGCGGATCAGCGCGCCCTGACCATGTTCTTCCTCGACTGGGGCATGGTCCCGGCCCTCGTCACCGAACAGGGCACATGGGGCACCATGCTCAGTTCCATGTTCCTGCACGGCGGGCTGATGCACCTTGGCGGCAACATGCTGTTTCTGTGGATCTTCGGCGACAACCTCGAAGAAGAGATGGGCCACCTGCGCTACCTACTTTTCTACCTCGCCTGTGGCGTGGGCGCGGGCCTTGCCCATTACTACGCCGCCCCCTACAGCGAGGTGCCCACCGTCGGCGCCTCGGGGGCCATCGCCGGGGTCATGGGCGGTTACCTGCTGCTCTACCCCAGGGCGCAGGTCGATATCCTGATCTTCATCATCTTCATCATCCGGGTGATCGCCGTCCCGGCCTGGCTCATGCTGGCGCTGTGGTTCGCGATGCAGCTTTTCGGCGGCTTCGGGGCCGACCCGATGAGTGGCGGCGTGGCCTATTGGGCGCACGCGGGCGGCTTCGTACTGGGCGCGATCCTGACCCTGCCGGTCTTCCTGCGCCGGGGCGGCACGCAGTTCTGGAACCGCACCCACGGGCAGCCCCCGCACCCCGAGGCCCGCTATGCCTATCAGAAAACCCACATCCCCCGCGTCCGGAGGCACCGCAAATGA
- a CDS encoding GFA family protein, which produces MKTKATCHCGAVELHLDLPNGITGAHRCDCSFCRRRAAPNVSVPLAALTVARGADNLTLYTWGTGTAQHYFCKTCGIYTHHQRRSNPNEYGVNLGCIQGVNPADYEPIPWSDGINHPSDR; this is translated from the coding sequence ATGAAAACCAAGGCCACCTGTCATTGCGGCGCGGTCGAGCTGCACCTCGACCTGCCAAACGGCATCACCGGCGCCCACCGCTGCGACTGTTCCTTCTGCCGCCGTCGCGCCGCGCCCAATGTCTCGGTGCCGCTTGCCGCGCTGACCGTCGCACGCGGGGCCGACAACCTCACGCTCTACACATGGGGCACCGGCACCGCGCAGCACTACTTTTGCAAAACCTGCGGCATTTACACCCATCACCAACGCCGCTCGAACCCGAACGAATACGGCGTCAACCTTGGCTGCATCCAAGGCGTAAACCCCGCCGATTATGAGCCGATCCCGTGGAGCGACGGCATCAACCACCCCTCGGATCGTTAA
- the phnE gene encoding phosphonate ABC transporter, permease protein PhnE codes for MTATADFKGEASRLFGRKRLFNFGLPAVILAYFVYIFFAFDIPGLSERASIDNARALVADSYSHKTHVLYDARSESIEIAIEGERKGTYAEGTAPEWVTLTDTGMVAQLGRGHVVTYEGDWVRYDIPDYGVIEARPSRSGVEMVFPQGGMEDQPEWINASKNRLAVTTDRGRLTITRTRAELFKYDMGWELFFFTLDSPFHGKSFADLVGLAVSGERVRPEVSNITAMWRDFWGNAMWRHSEVMWAVFETILMAFLGTFGAAMLALPLAFMAARNFSPFMAVRFGVRRVFDFVRGVDALIWTVVLARAFGPGPLTGALAILLTDTGTFGKLFSETLENVDEKQIEGVQSTGAKPLQRYRFGVIPQITPVLLSQLLYYLESNTRSATIIGAITGGGIGLLLTQAIITQKDWEEVTYYIVLIVLMVMAMDTISGWLRRRLIQSDDSGL; via the coding sequence ATGACAGCGACAGCGGATTTCAAGGGCGAGGCAAGCCGTCTGTTCGGGCGTAAACGCCTGTTCAATTTCGGCCTGCCTGCGGTGATCCTGGCCTATTTCGTCTATATCTTCTTTGCCTTTGACATTCCGGGGCTGAGTGAGCGGGCGAGCATCGACAATGCCCGCGCCCTTGTGGCCGACAGTTACAGCCACAAGACGCATGTTTTGTACGATGCGCGGTCGGAGAGTATCGAGATCGCCATCGAGGGCGAGCGCAAGGGGACCTATGCCGAGGGCACCGCGCCCGAGTGGGTGACCCTGACCGACACGGGCATGGTGGCGCAACTGGGGCGTGGCCATGTTGTGACCTACGAGGGCGACTGGGTGCGCTATGACATCCCCGACTATGGGGTGATCGAGGCGCGCCCGTCGCGCAGCGGGGTCGAGATGGTGTTTCCGCAGGGCGGGATGGAAGATCAGCCCGAGTGGATCAATGCCTCGAAAAACCGGCTGGCGGTGACCACGGACCGGGGCCGTTTGACGATAACACGGACACGGGCGGAACTGTTCAAGTACGATATGGGTTGGGAGCTGTTCTTCTTCACGCTGGACAGCCCGTTTCATGGCAAGAGCTTTGCTGACTTGGTGGGGCTTGCCGTTTCGGGTGAGCGGGTGAGGCCCGAGGTATCGAACATCACGGCCATGTGGCGAGATTTCTGGGGCAATGCCATGTGGCGGCATTCCGAGGTCATGTGGGCGGTGTTCGAGACCATCCTGATGGCCTTCCTTGGTACCTTTGGCGCGGCGATGCTGGCGCTGCCGCTGGCCTTCATGGCGGCGCGGAATTTCTCGCCCTTCATGGCGGTGCGGTTCGGCGTGCGGCGGGTGTTCGATTTCGTGCGCGGGGTGGATGCCCTGATCTGGACGGTGGTTCTGGCGCGCGCCTTTGGGCCGGGGCCGTTGACGGGGGCCTTGGCGATCCTGCTGACCGATACCGGGACCTTCGGCAAGCTTTTCTCGGAAACCCTTGAAAACGTGGATGAAAAGCAAATCGAAGGGGTGCAATCGACGGGGGCCAAGCCGTTGCAGCGCTATCGCTTTGGCGTCATTCCGCAGATCACGCCCGTTCTGTTGAGCCAGCTTCTTTACTACCTTGAATCCAACACCCGCAGCGCCACGATCATCGGGGCGATTACCGGCGGTGGGATCGGGCTGTTGCTGACGCAGGCGATCATCACCCAGAAGGATTGGGAAGAGGTGACTTACTACATCGTCCTGATCGTGCTGATGGTGATGGCGATGGATACGATCTCGGGGTGGTTGCGCCGCCGGTTGATCCAGTCGGATGACTCGGGGCTTTAA
- the phnE gene encoding phosphonate ABC transporter, permease protein PhnE, with protein MADLSAQAPITTDGIRDNYMAMTRRKRLYSGAMLAIFVALMVAGFNLADSRNAGGFWDGWHNILDFPAQVWSEAFEKAHELPGHFVTFFPALIETINIAAASTLLGALLGIVMSLLSTRGMARWPRMIPVFRRIMDILRAIPEIVIALVLIFVLGGGPVPAMIAIALHTVGALGKLFSEVNENASLKPVEGLQSVGATWSQRMLLGIIPQVAPNYLSYALLRFEINIRASAILGFVGAGGIGYELKNAMSWGQGKFDEAAAIFILLFLTIVFFDQISSYFRDRLTKGAQQ; from the coding sequence ATGGCAGACCTGAGCGCGCAGGCGCCGATCACGACGGATGGCATCCGCGACAATTACATGGCGATGACGCGCCGCAAGCGGCTGTATTCGGGCGCGATGCTGGCGATCTTCGTGGCGCTGATGGTGGCGGGGTTCAACCTTGCCGACAGCCGCAATGCCGGGGGGTTCTGGGACGGCTGGCACAATATTCTGGACTTTCCGGCGCAGGTCTGGAGCGAGGCCTTCGAGAAGGCCCATGAACTGCCCGGACATTTCGTGACGTTTTTCCCGGCGCTGATCGAGACGATCAATATCGCCGCCGCGTCGACCCTTCTGGGGGCGCTTCTTGGGATTGTCATGTCGCTGTTGTCGACACGCGGCATGGCGCGCTGGCCGCGGATGATCCCGGTGTTCCGGCGGATCATGGATATTCTGCGGGCGATCCCCGAGATCGTGATCGCGCTTGTCCTGATTTTCGTGCTGGGCGGCGGGCCGGTGCCCGCGATGATCGCGATTGCGCTGCATACCGTCGGCGCGCTGGGCAAGCTGTTTTCCGAGGTGAACGAGAATGCCTCGCTCAAGCCCGTGGAGGGGCTGCAATCGGTGGGCGCGACATGGTCGCAACGCATGTTGTTGGGCATCATCCCGCAGGTGGCGCCGAATTACCTGAGTTACGCGCTGCTGCGGTTCGAGATCAATATCCGCGCCTCGGCCATCCTTGGTTTCGTCGGCGCGGGCGGCATCGGGTACGAGCTCAAGAACGCCATGTCATGGGGGCAGGGCAAGTTCGACGAGGCGGCGGCGATTTTCATTCTGCTGTTCCTGACCATCGTCTTTTTCGACCAGATTTCATCCTATTTCCGGGATCGCCTGACCAAGGGGGCGCAGCAATGA
- the phnD gene encoding phosphonate ABC transporter substrate-binding protein, with amino-acid sequence MKKLLAAIVATTALTSPALAQEISEFRIGILGGENAQDRMNSNECLREKTEELLGVETKLFAPADYNGVIQGLLGGTIDMAWLGASGYAKTYLENPDAVEPVLVKVNLDGGYGYHSIGFARKDSGITSLDDMKDKTFGFGDPNSTSGYLIPSIEIPAEINATMQSGDYFGEVKFTGGHEQTIVAVNNGDVDGGVTWADGLGNWEDGYNSGALRKAVDAGLVDMNDLVQIWQSKPIPEGPVVLRSALPEDVKLKMTGLMASLKSMDEDCAYGVLQGDAKGFMPITHDAYLSIIEARKAKSN; translated from the coding sequence ATGAAAAAACTGCTTGCTGCCATCGTGGCGACCACGGCCCTGACCAGCCCTGCGCTGGCCCAAGAGATCAGCGAATTCCGCATCGGTATTCTGGGGGGCGAAAACGCACAGGACCGGATGAATTCGAACGAGTGCCTGCGCGAAAAGACCGAAGAATTGCTGGGTGTCGAAACCAAGCTGTTCGCGCCGGCCGACTATAACGGCGTGATCCAGGGCCTGCTGGGCGGCACCATCGACATGGCGTGGCTGGGCGCCTCGGGCTATGCCAAGACCTATCTGGAAAACCCCGACGCGGTTGAGCCGGTTCTGGTCAAGGTGAACCTTGATGGTGGTTATGGGTATCACTCCATCGGGTTTGCCCGCAAAGACAGCGGAATCACCTCGCTGGACGATATGAAGGACAAGACCTTTGGTTTCGGTGATCCGAACTCGACCAGCGGGTACCTGATCCCGTCGATCGAAATTCCTGCCGAGATCAATGCCACCATGCAATCGGGCGATTATTTCGGCGAAGTGAAATTCACCGGCGGCCATGAGCAAACCATCGTTGCCGTGAACAACGGCGACGTGGACGGCGGCGTGACATGGGCCGACGGCCTGGGCAACTGGGAAGACGGGTACAACTCGGGCGCGCTGCGCAAGGCGGTTGATGCCGGTCTGGTGGACATGAACGATCTTGTCCAGATCTGGCAATCGAAGCCGATCCCGGAGGGCCCTGTCGTTCTGCGGTCTGCGCTGCCCGAGGACGTAAAGTTGAAGATGACCGGGCTGATGGCATCGCTCAAATCGATGGACGAAGACTGTGCCTATGGTGTGCTTCAGGGGGACGCGAAAGGCTTCATGCCGATCACCCATGACGCTTACCTGTCGATCATCGAGGCCCGTAAGGCCAAATCGAACTAA
- the phnC gene encoding phosphonate ABC transporter ATP-binding protein, producing the protein MLTVSNLTRRFGKNTAVDAVSFEVERPAMIGIIGRSGAGKSTLLRMLNRLTDASEGVIAFEGRDVTALRGAEKRAWQSDCAMIFQQFNLVPRMDVVSNVLHGTLNRRSTMSTMFNLYPEADIHRAIDILDRLGIAEHAPKRAEALSGGQQQRVAIARALMQDPKIVLADEPIASLDPMNAQVVMDDLRRIHEEDGRTVIANLHTLDTARRYCDRVIGMLHGRVVFDGTPEQLTTGVARDIYGADAGFSEASTSTSIETIERPGVAAIRQAEAAL; encoded by the coding sequence GTGCTGACAGTGAGCAATCTGACGCGCAGATTTGGCAAGAACACGGCCGTGGATGCCGTGTCTTTCGAGGTGGAGCGGCCCGCGATGATCGGGATCATCGGCCGATCGGGCGCCGGGAAATCCACGCTTTTGCGGATGTTGAACCGGCTGACTGATGCCAGCGAGGGGGTGATCGCCTTCGAGGGGCGCGATGTGACGGCCCTGCGGGGGGCCGAGAAACGCGCGTGGCAATCCGATTGCGCGATGATCTTCCAGCAGTTCAATCTTGTGCCGCGCATGGATGTGGTCTCCAACGTGCTGCATGGCACGCTGAACCGGCGGTCGACTATGTCGACGATGTTCAACCTGTATCCCGAAGCGGATATTCACCGTGCCATCGATATTCTGGACCGTCTGGGCATTGCCGAGCATGCCCCCAAGCGGGCCGAGGCGCTGTCGGGGGGGCAGCAGCAGCGGGTGGCGATTGCCCGGGCGCTGATGCAGGACCCCAAGATCGTTCTGGCCGATGAGCCGATTGCCAGCCTTGATCCGATGAATGCGCAGGTGGTGATGGACGACCTGCGCCGCATTCACGAGGAAGACGGGCGCACCGTCATTGCCAACCTGCACACGCTGGATACCGCGCGGCGCTATTGCGATCGGGTGATCGGGATGCTGCATGGCCGGGTGGTGTTCGACGGCACGCCCGAGCAGCTGACCACCGGCGTCGCGCGCGACATCTATGGCGCGGATGCCGGATTTTCCGAGGCCAGCACCTCGACCTCCATCGAGACAATCGAGCGCCCCGGCGTTGCCGCGATCCGGCAGGCCGAGGCCGCGCTTTGA
- a CDS encoding TetR/AcrR family transcriptional regulator yields MTSAAKRLHRDDWLTAGLTALRAQGPEALKAEPLARSMGTTKGSFYWHFEDVPHFHRALLARWEETAQTALSKAQAGSGTATTRLRHAAQSLADQAGADAAIRAWARGHAGAAETLARVDAARLDCLHALLSEVGISNPEMARIILASGVGMAQLDEGQEARNTQSMGSLVDLVLALR; encoded by the coding sequence ATGACATCCGCCGCCAAACGCCTGCACCGTGACGACTGGCTCACCGCCGGGCTCACTGCCCTGCGCGCCCAAGGCCCCGAAGCCCTGAAAGCCGAGCCGCTGGCGCGCAGCATGGGCACGACCAAAGGCTCATTTTACTGGCATTTCGAAGATGTCCCGCACTTCCACCGCGCCCTTCTGGCCCGCTGGGAGGAAACCGCGCAAACCGCCCTCTCCAAGGCACAGGCCGGGTCCGGCACCGCCACAACCCGCCTGCGCCACGCCGCCCAAAGCCTCGCCGATCAGGCCGGCGCCGATGCCGCCATCCGCGCATGGGCGCGCGGGCATGCGGGCGCCGCCGAAACACTGGCCCGGGTCGATGCCGCCCGGCTCGATTGCCTGCACGCGCTTTTGTCCGAGGTCGGTATCTCCAATCCCGAAATGGCCCGGATCATCCTGGCCAGCGGTGTGGGCATGGCGCAACTGGACGAGGGGCAAGAGGCCCGCAACACCCAGTCCATGGGCTCCCTCGTCGATCTGGTGCTTGCCCTTCGCTAG
- a CDS encoding cryptochrome/photolyase family protein, whose translation MVNRLVLVLGDQLSEGLSALREADMDSDLIVMAEVLDETGYVPHHPKKIALVLSAMRHFAAALEADGWRVAYTRLDDEGASKTIVGELMRRGQEHEVSEVLATRLGEWRLIEALENAPLSVTLLPDDRFICSLQAFDAWAEGRKELRMEYFYREMRRKTGLMMEGEKPAGGKWNFDHDNRKPASEDMLRSAPMQFTPDETTEEVLDLVEARFGDNFGELRPFHFAVTRGQALRALDHFAKHLLAGFGDYQDAMLQGDRFLHHSVLSPYLNIGLLDPVEICTRVEEEWKAGRVPINAAEGFIRQVIGWREYVRGIYFREGPDYTARNALGHDRDLPWMYWGGETRMNCVGHAVAQTREEAYAHHIQRLMVTGNFALLAGVDPGQLHEWYLAVYADAFEWVEAPNTIGMSQFADGGIIASKPYVSSGNYIAKMSDYCGNCAYSVKDKVGEGACPFNLLFWDFMQRHRERFEGNPRMGQMYRTWDRMDEDKRDAVLSGARRILDRLDAGEVV comes from the coding sequence ATGGTGAACCGGTTGGTTCTGGTTCTTGGGGACCAGTTGAGCGAGGGGCTGTCGGCGCTGCGGGAGGCCGACATGGACAGTGACCTGATCGTCATGGCCGAGGTGCTGGACGAGACGGGATATGTGCCGCATCACCCCAAGAAAATCGCGCTGGTGCTGTCGGCGATGCGGCATTTCGCGGCGGCTTTGGAGGCGGATGGCTGGCGCGTGGCCTATACGCGGTTGGATGATGAGGGCGCGTCAAAAACCATCGTGGGAGAGTTGATGCGCCGGGGCCAAGAACATGAGGTGAGCGAGGTTCTGGCCACCCGGCTCGGCGAATGGCGGTTGATCGAGGCGCTGGAGAATGCGCCGTTGAGCGTGACGCTTCTGCCGGATGATCGGTTCATCTGTTCGCTTCAGGCGTTCGACGCTTGGGCCGAGGGGCGCAAAGAGCTTCGGATGGAGTATTTCTATCGCGAGATGCGGCGCAAGACGGGCCTGATGATGGAGGGCGAAAAACCGGCAGGGGGCAAGTGGAATTTCGACCATGACAACCGCAAACCGGCCTCGGAGGATATGCTGCGATCCGCGCCGATGCAGTTCACGCCGGATGAGACCACCGAAGAGGTGCTTGATCTGGTCGAGGCGCGGTTTGGCGACAATTTCGGCGAGTTGCGGCCCTTTCATTTTGCCGTGACCCGCGGGCAGGCCCTGCGTGCGCTGGATCATTTCGCCAAGCACTTGCTGGCGGGGTTTGGTGATTATCAGGACGCGATGTTGCAGGGGGACAGGTTTCTGCATCATTCGGTGCTGTCGCCGTATTTGAACATCGGATTGCTTGATCCTGTGGAAATCTGCACCCGTGTGGAAGAGGAATGGAAAGCCGGGCGCGTGCCGATCAATGCCGCCGAAGGGTTCATCCGGCAGGTGATCGGCTGGCGCGAATATGTGCGGGGCATCTATTTTCGCGAGGGGCCGGACTATACCGCGCGCAATGCGCTGGGCCATGATCGGGATTTGCCGTGGATGTATTGGGGGGGTGAGACACGGATGAATTGCGTGGGCCATGCGGTGGCGCAGACCCGCGAGGAGGCCTATGCCCATCACATTCAGCGGCTGATGGTGACGGGCAATTTCGCGCTGTTGGCCGGGGTCGATCCGGGGCAGCTGCATGAATGGTATCTGGCGGTTTATGCCGATGCTTTTGAGTGGGTGGAGGCGCCCAACACGATCGGCATGAGCCAGTTTGCCGATGGCGGGATCATCGCCAGCAAGCCTTATGTGAGTTCGGGCAATTATATCGCCAAGATGTCGGACTATTGCGGCAACTGCGCTTATTCGGTGAAGGACAAGGTGGGCGAGGGGGCATGCCCCTTCAACCTGCTCTTCTGGGATTTCATGCAGCGGCATCGGGAGCGGTTCGAGGGCAATCCGCGGATGGGCCAGATGTATCGCACATGGGACCGGATGGACGAGGACAAGCGCGATGCGGTGCTAAGTGGCGCGCGGCGTATCTTGGACCGGCTGGACGCGGGCGAAGTGGTTTAA
- a CDS encoding SDR family NAD(P)-dependent oxidoreductase, whose product MKQALIIGASGGIGTAISEALAERGVAVTGLSRRDDGLDVTDEGSVEAALGRLEGPFDLVFVATGALELEGRGPEKSLKHLEAEAMQAQFMLNCVGPSLVMKHAVRLLPKEGRSVFAALSARVGSIGDNGFGGWYSYRTAKAALNQMIHTGAIEIGRSHKQAICVALHPGTVETPLTEKYAKGHPTVTAQEAAVNLLRVIDGLTIEDTGQFYDWAGKRVQW is encoded by the coding sequence ATGAAACAGGCATTGATCATCGGCGCCTCGGGCGGGATTGGCACGGCCATCTCGGAGGCTTTGGCGGAGCGCGGTGTGGCGGTCACGGGGCTGTCGCGGCGAGACGATGGGTTGGATGTGACCGATGAAGGGTCGGTCGAGGCGGCATTGGGCCGGTTGGAGGGACCGTTCGATTTGGTGTTCGTCGCGACCGGGGCGCTGGAGTTGGAGGGCCGGGGGCCGGAGAAATCCCTCAAGCATCTGGAGGCCGAGGCGATGCAGGCACAGTTCATGTTGAATTGCGTGGGGCCATCACTGGTGATGAAACACGCGGTACGGTTGCTGCCCAAGGAGGGGCGCAGCGTTTTCGCGGCGCTTTCGGCGCGGGTTGGGTCGATTGGCGATAACGGTTTCGGTGGGTGGTACAGTTACCGAACGGCAAAGGCCGCGTTGAACCAGATGATCCACACCGGGGCGATTGAGATTGGCCGCAGCCACAAGCAAGCGATTTGTGTGGCGCTGCATCCCGGCACGGTGGAAACACCGCTGACCGAGAAATATGCCAAGGGCCACCCCACCGTCACGGCGCAGGAAGCCGCCGTTAACCTTTTGCGTGTCATTGATGGGCTCACCATCGAGGACACGGGACAATTTTATGATTGGGCGGGAAAGCGCGTGCAATGGTGA
- a CDS encoding 2-isopropylmalate synthase, with product MTDTSKDRVVIFDTTLRDGEQSPGATMTHDEKLEIAAMLDDMGVDIIEAGFPIASEGDFRAVSEIAKNSTNATICGLARANPKDIDRCWEAVKHAKSPRIHTFIGTSPLHRAIPDLTQDDMAERIHETVTHARNLCDNVQWSPMDATRTEWDYLARVVEIAIKAGATTINIPDTVGYTAPVESAELIQRLIAEVPGADEIVFATHCHNDLGMATANALAAVAGGARQIECTINGLGERAGNTALEEVVMALKVRGDIMPYYTEVDSRKIMNISRRVATVSGFPVQYNKAIVGKNAFAHESGIHQDGMLKNAETFEIMRPEDVGLTETNIVLGKHSGRAALRAKLKDLGYDLAENQLNDMFVRFKDLADRKKEVYDEDLIALMRAGEDEAKDRLVVKSLRVVCGTGGPAEAELVMTIDGEEKTAKQTGDGPVDATFKAVRELHPNSAHLSLYQVHAVTQGTDAQATVSVRLEEDGNIATGQSADTDTVVASAKAYVNALNRLLVRRGRVGEDQKEINYKDVS from the coding sequence ATGACTGATACTTCCAAAGACCGCGTGGTGATTTTCGACACCACCCTGCGCGACGGCGAACAATCCCCCGGCGCCACCATGACCCACGATGAAAAGCTCGAAATCGCCGCCATGCTCGATGACATGGGGGTTGATATTATCGAGGCCGGTTTTCCGATTGCGTCCGAAGGTGACTTCCGCGCCGTTTCAGAGATTGCCAAAAATTCCACTAACGCAACGATCTGTGGTCTGGCCCGGGCCAACCCCAAGGATATCGACCGTTGCTGGGAGGCGGTGAAACACGCGAAAAGCCCGCGAATTCATACGTTTATCGGCACATCCCCCCTGCACCGGGCGATCCCGGACCTCACGCAAGACGATATGGCCGAGCGGATTCACGAGACGGTGACACATGCCCGGAACCTCTGTGACAACGTGCAATGGTCGCCCATGGATGCGACTCGCACCGAGTGGGATTACCTTGCCCGTGTCGTCGAAATCGCCATCAAGGCCGGCGCCACCACCATCAACATCCCCGACACCGTCGGCTACACCGCCCCTGTCGAATCCGCCGAGTTGATCCAGCGCCTGATCGCCGAGGTGCCCGGCGCCGACGAGATCGTCTTTGCCACCCACTGCCACAACGACCTGGGCATGGCGACAGCCAACGCGCTTGCCGCCGTGGCCGGTGGCGCACGTCAAATTGAGTGTACTATCAATGGCTTGGGTGAACGCGCGGGCAACACGGCCCTGGAAGAGGTCGTGATGGCCCTCAAGGTGCGCGGCGATATCATGCCCTATTACACCGAGGTTGACAGCCGCAAGATCATGAACATCTCGCGCCGCGTCGCCACCGTTTCGGGCTTCCCCGTGCAGTACAACAAGGCCATCGTCGGCAAGAACGCCTTCGCCCATGAATCCGGCATCCACCAAGATGGCATGCTGAAGAACGCCGAAACCTTCGAAATCATGCGCCCCGAGGATGTGGGCCTGACCGAGACCAACATCGTTCTGGGCAAACACTCGGGCCGCGCCGCCCTGCGCGCCAAGCTCAAGGACCTTGGCTATGACTTGGCCGAGAACCAGTTGAACGACATGTTCGTGCGCTTCAAGGACCTCGCAGACCGCAAAAAAGAGGTTTATGATGAAGATCTTATCGCCCTGATGCGCGCGGGCGAGGACGAAGCTAAGGATCGGCTTGTCGTCAAATCCCTGCGCGTCGTCTGTGGTACTGGCGGCCCCGCCGAGGCCGAATTGGTCATGACCATCGACGGCGAGGAAAAGACCGCCAAGCAAACCGGCGACGGCCCCGTGGATGCGACCTTCAAGGCCGTGCGCGAGTTGCACCCCAACTCCGCCCACCTGTCGCTCTATCAGGTGCATGCCGTGACCCAGGGCACCGATGCACAGGCCACGGTGTCCGTCCGGCTGGAAGAAGACGGCAACATCGCCACCGGCCAATCGGCAGATACCGATACCGTGGTTGCCTCGGCCAAGGCCTATGTCAACGCGCTCAACCGTTTGCTGGTGCGGCGCGGGCGTGTTGGTGAGGATCAAAAAGAGATCAATTACAAGGACGTATCGTAA
- the recO gene encoding DNA repair protein RecO, translated as MEWRDQGILLSSRTHGETSAIIEVFTPARGRHAGVVRGGTSRKLAPVLQPGAQLDLMWRARLEDHIGTFTVEPLRSRAAASMGDRLSLAGLNAVTALLLFCLPEREAHARLYEQTEQLLDLLGQSEIWPLAYLRWELTLLDDMGFGLDLTTCAVLGRQANDLSFVSPRTGRAVSRAGAGEWADKLLPLPPCLLGEGPAPDAELVEAFRVTGHFLHNHLAPEMGNTPLPGARQRFVDRLRSRAGEA; from the coding sequence ATGGAATGGCGCGATCAGGGTATACTTCTATCCAGCAGAACGCATGGAGAAACCTCGGCGATTATCGAGGTATTCACGCCCGCGCGCGGGCGGCATGCGGGGGTCGTGCGGGGGGGGACCTCTCGTAAGTTGGCCCCGGTCTTGCAGCCGGGCGCGCAGCTTGACCTGATGTGGCGGGCGCGTCTGGAGGATCACATCGGGACGTTCACGGTAGAGCCTTTGCGCTCACGTGCGGCGGCGTCCATGGGGGACAGGCTTTCGTTGGCGGGGTTGAATGCGGTGACCGCGCTTTTGCTGTTTTGCCTGCCCGAGCGGGAAGCGCATGCGCGTCTTTACGAACAAACCGAGCAATTACTTGATCTATTGGGGCAATCCGAAATCTGGCCGCTGGCCTATCTTAGGTGGGAATTGACCCTTCTGGACGACATGGGTTTTGGTCTCGACCTGACGACCTGTGCGGTGCTGGGGCGACAGGCCAATGACCTGAGCTTTGTCTCGCCGCGAACCGGGCGCGCGGTGTCGCGGGCCGGGGCCGGGGAATGGGCCGATAAGCTCTTGCCGCTGCCGCCCTGCCTGTTGGGGGAAGGGCCCGCGCCGGACGCGGAACTGGTCGAGGCGTTTCGCGTCACTGGCCATTTCCTGCATAATCACCTTGCACCCGAGATGGGCAACACGCCGTTGCCCGGTGCGCGGCAGAGGTTTGTTGACCGGCTGCGGTCACGGGCGGGCGAGGCATGA